One window of Dermacentor albipictus isolate Rhodes 1998 colony chromosome 9, USDA_Dalb.pri_finalv2, whole genome shotgun sequence genomic DNA carries:
- the LOC135911236 gene encoding uncharacterized protein — protein sequence MEHSFLTRINAHLDDVEAYPGTMLGFRAHLSTQDAVLQIKLQILDNKARGTRAILGLDLKKAFDNAAHAAILRSIAALDLGNRAYSYVQDFLTNRKVSLMLGKISTEDRNTGSVGTPQGSVISLMLFKLSMIGLPERLNAIYADDITIGVCERSGGEIEQWLQTAVVMVEEYLVGTGIVCSLEKISISPLPPDA from the coding sequence atggagcacTCCTTCCTCACCCGGATTAACGCGCACTTGGACGACGTTGAAGCGTATCCGGGCACCATGCTCGGGtttcgagctcatctctccacgcaggacgCAGTGCTGCAAATCAAACTCCAGATACTCGACAACAAGGCGAGAGGTACCAGggccattctaggattagacctcaagaaagccttcgacaacgcggctcacgcagccatactacgcagcattgccgcactcgatctaggaaaccgagcgtacagctatgttcaggatttcctcacaaacaggaaGGTCTCCTTAATGTTGGGTAAAATCTCAACCGAAGACAGGAACACGGGCAGcgtcggcaccccgcaaggctcggtcatctcacTGATGCTCTTTAAACTCAGTATGATCGGCCTGCCCGAGCGCCTCAAcgccatatacgcagacgacattacgattgGGGTGTGCGAGCGAAGCGGCGGAGAAATCGAGCAGTGGTTACAGACCGCGGTCGTGATGGTAGAAGAGTACCTCGTCGGAACCGGAATCGTCTGCTCGCTAGAAAAAATCAGTATTTCTCCTCTACCGCCCGACGCCTAG